In Pseudomonas sp. PDNC002, the DNA window GGGTGCTCTTGCCCGAGCCGGAGCTGCCGACGATGGCGACGCGCTCGCCGGGCAGCAGTTCCAGCTGCACGTTGGACAGCACTTCGACCGACTGCGGGCCTTCCTCGTAACGCTTGCCGAGGTCGCGGCAGCTCAGGACAGCCTGATCGTTGTTACTCATAACGCAATGCCTCCGCGGGCTGGGTGCGCGCCGCACGCCAGGCCGGATACAGGGTGGCGAAGAAACTCAGGATCAGCGCGGCGCTGCACACCAGGATCACGTCCTCGCTCATCAGTTGCGAGGGCAGGTAATCGATGAAGTAGACGTCCGCGTTGAGGAATTTGTGGCCCAGCAGGCGCTCCAGCAGGGCAATGGCGGAGCTGACGTTGAGCGCCGCGAGGATACCCAGCACGCCGCCAATGAAGGTGCCGATGACGCCGATCACCGTACCCTGGACCATGAAGGTCGCCATGATCTGCCCCGGCGTGGCGCCGAGGGTGCGCAGGATGGCGATGTCGGCCTTCTTGTCGGTGACGACCATGACCAGGGTGGAAATGATGTTGAACGCGGCGACCGCGACGATCAGCAATAACAAGAGGCCGATCATCGACTTCTCCATGCGGATGGCCTGGTACAGGTTGCCGTGGCTGCGGGTCCAGTCGCGGGCGAAGTAGTCGTTGCCCTTCAGGGTCCGGGCGATTTCCCAGGCGGTGCGCGGCGCCTGGAACAGGTCGTCGAGCTTCAGGCGCAGGCCTTCGACCTGGCCTTCCTTGAGGCGGCGCATACGCGCGGCGTCATCGATTTGGACCATGGCGACGTAGCCGTCCAGCTCGCCGGCGCCGACATGGAAGGTGCCGACAACGGTGAAGCGCTTCATGCGCGGGAACATGCCAGCCGGGGTGACCGAGACTTCCGGGGCAATGAAGGTGACCTTGTCGCCCAGCTTCACGCCGAGGTTCTTCGCCGCCTTGTCGCCAATGACGATGCCGAACTCGCCGGGTTTGAGGCTCTGCAGCGAGCCCTCCTGGAAGAACTGGTCAATGATCGAGACCTTGCTCTCCTCGTTCGGATCGACCGCATTGATCAGCACCTTCTGTACCGTGCCGCCGGCGCTGAGCAGGCCCTGCATCTGGATGAAGGGCGCGACCTCCAGCACGTTGGGGTGCTGGGTCTTGATCTGCCCGGCGATGCCTTGCCAGTCGGAAATCGGCTGGTAGGACTCGACCGTGGCGTGGGGAACCATGCCCAGTACGCGGGTGCGCATCTCATGGTCGAAGCCGTTCATCACGGAAAGAACGACGATCATCACCACCACGCCCAGCGCGAGGCCGATCATGGAAGTGAGCGAAATGAAGGAAACGAAGTGGCTGCGGCGTTTGGCGCGTGTGTAGCGCGTTCCGATGTAGACGGAAAGAGGTCTGAACATGGGGGACCGATCAAGAAGATGAAGAGTGCGTCCGGCGGCAGAATCCATCTGGCGGCTGACTTCCGTGTGGCGGGGCTCGGCAGGCGGCTTTACACTCAGACCATCACTGCCGCCGTGGGTTCGCCATGTCCACTCCAGACGCGGATGACCGCCGCGAATACTATCGTATTGAAGACACGCTCGCATTGGAATTTCGCCCGCTACGCGAGGACGAAATCCACTCGCAAGAAGTGCTTCAGGATGATTCCGCGCTGTTCAACCTGCTCAGCGACCTGCACCTCACCGACTTCGAGTCGCAGCACCTGCTGCGCCATATCCACGAGCGCGACCGCCCGCTGGCCAGCTACCTGAAGGTGATGAACAAGCGCATCGACCTGATCGCCCAGGCCCTGACCCAGAGCCTGCTCAGCGAGATCGGCCCGGCGCGCAAGGTGACGCTGTCCGAAGGTGGCATCAACTTCCGCGACGATCAGCCGCTTCCCGTGGGCCAGCCACTGGCGCTGAAAATCGTCCTGCTGCCCCAGGGCCTGGGCCTGCTGCTGCGCGCCAAGGTCACCCACTGCCAGCAGCAACCCGAGGGCGACTACGAGATCGGTACCGAATTCGACATCCTCGGTGACGCCCAGCGCCAGTTGCTGGCCCGCCACATCCTCCAGCGCCAGGCTCTGGAACGCCGCCTGGCCAAGGCTCGCGACGAATGAACGAAAGGATTTCCATGCGTCAGTTGCTGCTTCTGCTTTGCCTCGCCGTACCGCTGCCACTGCTGGCCGACACGATCGAGATTCCCGTGGGCGACCAGGGCGATCCGCACATCGTGCTGCCGGCACGCGGCGAGAGCCAGAAGGCCGTGCTGGAGCGCTTCGGCCTGCCGGACGAGGAACACCCAGCGGTGGGCAAGCCGCCCATCTCGCGCTGGGACTATCGCGAATTCAGCGTTTATTTCGAGAGCGGGCACGTCGTCGACGCCGTCCGCCAGCACCGATCCCAGTACCTCAAAGACCTTTCTCCGAAGACCCCGTCTCCCAAGGAGCCTCAGTGACTCTGATCTATGGCCATCGCGGCGCCAAAGGCGAAGCACCGGAAAACACCCTGAACAGCTTCCTGCGCTGCCTGGAACATGGCGTGAAGCGTTGCGAGCTTGACCTGCACCTGTCCCGCGACGGCGAGCTGATGGTGATCCACGACCCGACGCTCAAACGCACCACCGGCCGGCGCGGCAAGGTTTCCGAGCAACTGGCGGAGGACCTGGTGACCATGGATGCCCGCGAAGGCGGTCCGGGCTGGGTGCGCCCCTGCCCTATCCCGCGCCTGGCGGAGTTGTTCGAGCGCTGCGAGTTCGAGCACTGGCAGCTGGAAGTCAAAAGCGCGTCGAAGGACCGCGCCGGTCGCACCGTGCAGGCGATCCATCAACTGGTGGGCCGTTTCGGGCTGCGTGACCGGATTACCGTGACCTCGAGTTCGCGCACGGTGCTGCGCGCCCTGGAAGAACTGGCGCCGGACCTGCAACGCGGGCTGGTGGCCGAATATGCCTGGCTCGACCCGCTGAAGGTAGCCTCGCACTATGGCTGCCACCTGCTGGCGCTGAACTGGATGCTGTGCACCCCGGAGCGGCTGCTGAAGGCACAGAAACAGGGGCTGCACGTGTCGGTCTGGACGGTCAACGAGCCGGCACTGATGCGCCGGCTCGCTGATTTTGGCGTGGACAGCCTGATTACAGACTTTCCCGGTTTGGCCACTGCCACGATCGGGAATCGCTGAGCAGGTTCCCCCCGACCGGCTCAGGCCGCCGGTCAGGGTATTTCAAAAAATCCGGTTCAGGCCGTCGAACGCCGCTACGCGGTAGGCTTCGGCCATGGTCGGATAGTTGAAGGTGGTGTTGACGAAGTACTTCAGGGTATTGAGCTCGCCCGGCTGGTTCATGATCGCCTGGCCGATGTGGACGATCTCCGAGGCCTGGTCGCCGAAGCAGTGCACACCGAGGATTTCCAGGGTGTCGCGATGGAACAGGATCTTCAGCATGCCCACCGGCTCGTTGGAGATCTGCGCACGGGCCATGCCCTTGAAGAAGGCCTTGCCCACTTCGTAGGGAATCTTCGCCGCGGTCAGCTCGTGCTCGTTCTTGCCGATGGAGCTGATCTCCGGAATGGTGTAGATGCCGGTCGGCACGTCGTTGACGAAGCGCCAGCCATCGTGCTCGACGATGTTGCCGGCGGCCGAACGGCCCTGGTCGTAGGCGGCACTGGCCAGGCTCGGCCAGCCGATCACGTCGCCACCGGCGTAGATGTTCGACACCGAGGTACGGTAGTTCTCGTCCACCTCGATCTGGCCACGGCTGTTGACCTTGATGCCGATGTTCTCCAGGCCCAGGCGGTCAGTGTTGCCGGTACGGCCGTTACACCACAGCAGGGCGTCTGCCTTGATCTTCTTGCCGGACTTCAGGTGCAGGATCACCCCGTTGTCCAGGCCTTCCACGCGCTCGTACTCCTCGTTGTGACGGATCAGCACGTTGTTGTTGCGCAGGTGGTAGCTCAGCGCGTCGGAGATTTCGTCGTCGAGGAAGCTCAGCAGTTGGTCGCGGGTGTCGACCAGGTCCACCAGCACACCAAGACCGCTGAAGATCGAGGCGTACTCGCAGCCGATCACGCCGGCTCCGTAGATGATCAGGCGGCGCGGGGTGTGGCTCAGGGACAGGATGGTGTCGCTGTCGTAGACGCGCGGGTGGTTGAAGTTGATGTCCGACGGACGATACGGGCGCGAGCCGGTGGCGATGACGAACTGGTCGGCCACCAGACGCTCCACGGCGCCGCTGGGGGTCACGACTTCAACGGTGCGCTCGTCGACGAAGCTGGCGGTACCGTTGAACATGTCGATGCGGTTGCGCGCGTAGTAGCCGGTGCGCGAAGACACCTGCTTGGAGATGACCTTCTCGGCGCTTTTCAGCACGTCCGGGAAGGAGAACCAGCGCGGCTCGCCGATCTGGCGGAACATCGGGTTGGTGTTGAACTCGATGATCTGCTTCACCGAGTGACGCAGCGCCTTGGACGGGATGGTGCCCAGGTGCGTGCAGTTGCCGCCGACCACGCGACGGCTGTCCACCACCGCCAGCTTGCGCCCGTACTTGGAGGCGTTCATTGCCGCCCCCTCGCCTGCCGGGCCCGTGCCGAGAATCACCACGTCGTAGTTGTAGACAGCCATGCGTACTCCTTCAGAACAGGCCGGGGCACCCGCGTGGCGCTCCCGGCGAAGCCCCGGCACCACATGCGCCGAGGCGGATCGAAATCATTGGCGCAGCTTAGCCCTGCGGCAAAAGGCTGCACATTAGCGGTTGGTCGGCAGGTAGGCGAATTTTGCCGCCACTACATGCCTTCATCATCCCTGCGGGCCGCCATCATGCCCGCCGAAGCTTTCATTCAGGCGACGGGAACAGCGCTTCGAAGCGCGTCGTCGCGCGGGTCACGAAGCCCTCGCCTTCGCGCACGATGAAGAAGGCTGCCAGCCCATTGCGCTCGGCAAAGGTATAGCCCTCCTCCGGCCCCAGCACCATCAACAGGGTCGACAGGCCATCGGCCCGCAGCGCCTGCGCATCGGCCACCGTGACCGCCGCCAGCGCGTGCCTGACCGGCGTACCGCTGCGCGGGTCGAAGGTGTGCGAGTAGCGCTGCCCACCTTCCTCGAAATAATTGCGGTAGTCGCCGGAGGTGGACAGGCCAAAACCGTCCACCGCCACCGAGCGCTCCACCTGCCGCGCGCGCTCGCCGCTGGGCACTTCCAGGGCAATGCGCCAGGGCGTGCCATCGGGCTTGTGGCCCACGGCCTTGAGCTCGCCGGTGATCTCCACCAGGTAATCCGTCAGGCCCAGCTCGGCCAGGTGCGCGCTGACTCGATCCACCGCGTAGCCGGCGACGATGCTGTCGAAGTCCAGTTGCGCGTCGACGTCCTTGCACAACTGCTCGCCCCCCAGGCGCAGATGCTGATGCCCAACGCGGGCGCGCTCACGCTGCAGATCGGCCGGAGCCGGCACCTGCTCGCGGCGCGACTGCGGGCCGAAGCCCCAGAGGTTCATCAGCGGTTCGACGGTCAGGTCGAAGGCGCCGCCACTCTGCTGCGAAAGCTGCTCGCCGTAACGCCAGAGCGTGAGCATGTCCGCCGGCAGGGCCATGCAGGCGCCGGCCGGCAGGGCATTGAAACGGGAAACCACGGAATCGTCGCGGTAGGTAGAGAACTGCTCGTCCAGGCTGGCCAGGATCGTATCGACCTCCGCCTTGAGCTTCGCCGCTTCCGGCGCTTTGCCGGCCGGCACGTATTGCACCGTGTAGCTGCTGCCCATGGTCGGGCCGCCGAAGCGTTCGATGGACTGCCCGCAACCAGTCAAGGTCGCGACCAGAAGCACGATCAACAGGCTTGCACGGGACAAGGTCTTCTCCATCAGCCGCCAGGCGAGCGGCGCCGGGCATTCTACCGCAAGCGCCCTGCCGCACTGTTTCCGCTATGGCAAAGGTGCATTACCAAAAGAAAACGGGAGCCGAAGCTCCCGTTTCTCAACCGAATCAGGCGTCAGCCTTGACCGGGGACTTGCGCTTGAACAGGTAGTAGCAAGCACCCATCAGCACGACCCACACCGGGATCGCGTACACCGACACATCGATGCCCGGAATCTGCAGCATGATGCCCAGGATGAACACCACGAAGGCCAGGCACAGCCAGTTGCCGAAGGGGTACCACAGCGCGCGGAAGAACGGTTGCACGCCCTTGGCCTGCATGGCCTTGCGGAACTTCATGTGGGCCAGGCTGATCATCGCCCAGTTGATCACCAGCGCGGCGACCACCAGGGACATCAGCAGCTCCAGCGCCTGGTGCGGGATCACGTAGTTGACCACGACACAGGCCAGGGTGATGAAGGCCGACACGCCGATGGCCAGCAGCGGTACGCCACGGTCATCGACCTTGGCGAAGGCGCGCGGGGCGTCGCCCTGCTCGGCCAGGCCGTAGAGCATGCGGCTGTTGCAGTACACGCAGCTGTTGTAGACCGACAACGCGGCGGTAAGCACCACGAAGTTCAGGATGTTCGCCGCGTACTCACTGCCCAGCAGCGAGAAGACCTTCACGAACGGGCTGCCGCTGTAGGGGTCGCCAGCGCTGTTGATGCTCTGCAGAAGGGCATCCCACGGGTACAGCGAGAGCAGCACGGCCAGGGCGCCGATATAGAAGATCAGGATGCGGTAGATGACCTGGTTGATCGCCTTGGGGATCACCTTCTTCGGTTCGGAGGCTTCGGCGGCAGTGATGCCGACCAGCTCCAGGCCACCGAAGGAGAACATGATGATCGCCAGGACCATGATCAGACCCTTCCAGCCATTGGGGAAGAAGCCGCCATGGGCCCACAGGTTGCTCACCGAGGCCTGCGGGCCGCCAGTGCCACTGACCAGCAGCCAGACGCCGAGCAGGATCATGCCGATGATGGCGACGACCTTGATGATCGCGAACCAGAACTCGGTCTCGCCGAAGGCCTTCACGTTGAACAGATTGATGGCGTTGATCAGCACGAAGAACACCGCTGCCGTCGCCCAGGTCGGGAAGTCCGGCCACCAGAACTGGATGTACTTGCCGACCGCGGTCAGCTCCGACATGCCCACCAGGATGTACAGCACCCAGTAGTTCCAGCCCGACATGAAGCCGGCGAAGCCGCCCCAGTACTTGTGCGCGAAGTGGCTGAAGGAACCGGCGACGGGCTCCTCGACGATCATCTCGCCCAGCTGGCGCATGATCAGGAAGGCGATGAAACCACCGATGGCGTAGCCGAGGATCATCGACGGGCCGGCGGATTGCAGGACGCCGGCCGAGCCCAGGAACAGGCCGGTACCGATGGCGCCGCCGAGGGCGATCAGCTGGATGTGGCGGTTCTTCAGACCGCGCTTCAGCTCGCCTTCATGCAGATGTTGTCCATCCATTTGAAGTCTTTCCGGTTGCAGGAGTTGGCAGATTTTATCGTTGGAATAGTGGAGCCACTAACGAAAAACGGGAGCCCGAGAGCTCCCGTTTATCTAGACCGCCTGAATCAGCGCGGGAAAGCCGGCGGGTTCACGCCAGCCATGTCTTCCATCACGCGGACGACCTGGCAGCTGTAGCCGAACTCGTTGTCGTACCACACGTACAGGACGACGCGATTGTCGTTGGCGATGGTCGCCTCGGCATCGACGACGCCCGCATGGCGGGAACCGACGAAGTCGGTGGAAACCACTTCCTGGGAAGCAACGAAGTCGATCTGCTTCTGCAGGTCCGAGTGCATGGCCATCTGGCGCAGGTACTCGTTGATCTCTTCGCGGGTGGTGGCCTTTTCCAGGTTCAGGTTCAGGATGGCCATGGAGACGTTCGGCGTCGGAACGCGGATCGCGTTGCCGGTCAGCTTGCCTTTCAGAACCGGCAGAGCCTTGGCGGCAGCGGTAGCGGCGCCAGTCTCGGTGATCACCATGTTCAGCGGCGCGGCGCGGCCACGACGACTGCCCTTGTGGAAGTTGTCGATCAGGTTCTGGTCGTTGGTGAACGAGTGAACGGTTTCGACATGGCCGTTGACGATGCCGTACTGGTCGTTGACGGCTTTCAGCACCGGTACGATGGCGTTGGTGGTGCAGGAGGCGGCGGAAACGATCTTGTCGTCAGCGGTGATGTCGCCATGGTTGATGCCGTGTACGACGTTCTTCAGCGCACCCTTGCCCGGAGCGGTGAGGATCACGCGGTCGATACCCGGGCACTTCAGGTGCTGGCCCAGGCCTTCGGCATCACGCCATTTGCCGGTGTTGTCGACCAGCAGGGCTTTCTTGATGCCGTACAGGGTGTAGTCGATCGACGCCGGGTCGTTGGAGTAGATCACCTGGATCAGGTTGCCGTTCGCGGTGATGGTGTTGTGCTCTTCGTCGATGGTGATGGTGCCATCGAACGGGCCATGCACGGAGTCGCGGCGCAGCAGGCTGGCGCGCTTGACCAGGTCGTTTTCGGCGCCCTTGCGGACGACGATGGCGCGCAGGCGCAGGCCGTCGCCGCCACCGGTCTTCTCGATGAGGATGCGCGCCAGCAGGCGGCCGATACGACCGAAACCGTACAGGACGACGTCAGTGCCTTCGCGGGCGCCGCCGTTCTGCTTGCCAACCACGTCGGCCAGCTCGTCCTTGGTGAACTGCTCGATGCTGCGACCGTTACCTTCGGTCTTGAACTTGGCAACCATCTTGCCCAGGTCGACGGAAGCGGCGCCCAGCTTGAACTCGCTCATCGCCTTGAGGATCGGGAAAGTGTCGTGAACCGACAGCCCGCCTTCTTCGGCCAGGCGGTGACGGGCGAAACGGTGCGCTTTGAGGATCGCGATCACCGAACGGTTGATCAGGCCACGGCCGTAGATCGAGGTCACCACGTTGTTGTTACGGTAGAGTTGGCCGATCAGCGGAATCATGGCTTCCGCGAGGGCTTCACGATCGATCCACTCACCGAGACACTGGTCGGGCTTCTGGGTCACGGGCAATACCTTCCACATGTAGGAGAAGAAAAAAGGGGCTACATTATGACGGTGTGAACCTTCTCCGGCAATCCGCGACCGTCGCATGACTGACATCCGTCAATCGGGATAGTTACAATCCGGCCGGTCAAATTCCTCGACCGGAGCCACGAACGCCCGTGTCCGTATTGCGCATTCCTACATTGCCGACTGCTGCCGGCAAGCAATCCTGGGGCAACCTCCCCGGGGCCGCCCTGAGCCTGGCCATCGCTGAAGCGGCCGGCCCAGCCAAACGTTTCACCCTGTTGCTGACCGCCGACAGCCAGAGCGCCGAGCGCCTGGAGCAGGAGCTGCGCTTCTTCGCGCCGGACCTGCCGGTACTACAGCTACCGGACTGGGAAACGCTGCCCTACGACGTCTTCTCGCCGCACCAGGACATCATTTCCCAGCGCGTCGCCGCTCTTTATCAGTTGCCCGAACTGCGCCGCGGCGTGCTGGTGGTGCCGATCACCACCGCCCTGCACCGGCTCGCGCCGGCCAAGTTCCTGCTCGGCAGCAGCCTGGTGCTGGATGTTGGCCAGAAGCTCGACGTCGAACAGATGCGCAGCCGCTTCGAGGCCGCCGGCTATCGCTGCGTGGATACCGTCTACGAACACGGCGAATTCGCCGTGCGTGGCGCGCTGATCGACCTGTTCCCGATGGGCAGCGAACTGCCCTACCGGATCGACCTGTTCGACGACGAAATCGAGACGCTGCGTACCTTCGATCCGGAAACCCAGCGTTCCATCGACAAGGTGGAGAGCATCCGCCTGCTGCCAGCGCGCGAGTTCCCGCTGCGCAAGGACGCGGTGACCGGCTTCCGCGGTCGTTTCCGCGAGCGCTTCGACGTCGACTACCGCCGCTGCCCGATCTACCAGGACCTGGCCAGCGGCCTGACACCCGCCGGCATCGAGTACTACATCCCGCTGTTCTTCGAAGATGGCGAGACATCGACGCTGTTCGACTACCTGCCGCAGGACACCCAGGTGTTCTCCCTGCCGGGCATCGAAACCGCCGCCGAGCAGTTCTGGACCGACGTGCGCAACCGCTACGAAGACCGTCGCTACGACCCGGAACGCCCACTATTGCCGCCAGGTGAAGTCTTCCTGCCGGTTGAGGACTGCTTCGCCCGCCTGAAGAACTGGCCGCGCGTGGTGGCCAGCCCCGAGCCCATCGAGACCGGCGTCGGGCGCGAGCGCTTCCCTGCCGAGCCGCTGCCGGAACTGGCCATCGAGGCCAAGGCCACCGAACCGCTGGCGCGCCTGCGCCAGTTCATCGAACAGTTCGACGGGCGCATCCTGTTCACTGCCGAATCCGCGGGGCGCCGCGAGGTGCTGCTGGAATTGCTGGCGCGCCTGAAGCTGCGCCCGGTCGAGGT includes these proteins:
- the sthA gene encoding Si-specific NAD(P)(+) transhydrogenase; the encoded protein is MAVYNYDVVILGTGPAGEGAAMNASKYGRKLAVVDSRRVVGGNCTHLGTIPSKALRHSVKQIIEFNTNPMFRQIGEPRWFSFPDVLKSAEKVISKQVSSRTGYYARNRIDMFNGTASFVDERTVEVVTPSGAVERLVADQFVIATGSRPYRPSDINFNHPRVYDSDTILSLSHTPRRLIIYGAGVIGCEYASIFSGLGVLVDLVDTRDQLLSFLDDEISDALSYHLRNNNVLIRHNEEYERVEGLDNGVILHLKSGKKIKADALLWCNGRTGNTDRLGLENIGIKVNSRGQIEVDENYRTSVSNIYAGGDVIGWPSLASAAYDQGRSAAGNIVEHDGWRFVNDVPTGIYTIPEISSIGKNEHELTAAKIPYEVGKAFFKGMARAQISNEPVGMLKILFHRDTLEILGVHCFGDQASEIVHIGQAIMNQPGELNTLKYFVNTTFNYPTMAEAYRVAAFDGLNRIF
- a CDS encoding phosphodiesterase, whose protein sequence is MRQLLLLLCLAVPLPLLADTIEIPVGDQGDPHIVLPARGESQKAVLERFGLPDEEHPAVGKPPISRWDYREFSVYFESGHVVDAVRQHRSQYLKDLSPKTPSPKEPQ
- a CDS encoding FAD:protein FMN transferase, with amino-acid sequence MEKTLSRASLLIVLLVATLTGCGQSIERFGGPTMGSSYTVQYVPAGKAPEAAKLKAEVDTILASLDEQFSTYRDDSVVSRFNALPAGACMALPADMLTLWRYGEQLSQQSGGAFDLTVEPLMNLWGFGPQSRREQVPAPADLQRERARVGHQHLRLGGEQLCKDVDAQLDFDSIVAGYAVDRVSAHLAELGLTDYLVEITGELKAVGHKPDGTPWRIALEVPSGERARQVERSVAVDGFGLSTSGDYRNYFEEGGQRYSHTFDPRSGTPVRHALAAVTVADAQALRADGLSTLLMVLGPEEGYTFAERNGLAAFFIVREGEGFVTRATTRFEALFPSPE
- a CDS encoding glycerophosphodiester phosphodiesterase; translated protein: MTLIYGHRGAKGEAPENTLNSFLRCLEHGVKRCELDLHLSRDGELMVIHDPTLKRTTGRRGKVSEQLAEDLVTMDAREGGPGWVRPCPIPRLAELFERCEFEHWQLEVKSASKDRAGRTVQAIHQLVGRFGLRDRITVTSSSRTVLRALEELAPDLQRGLVAEYAWLDPLKVASHYGCHLLALNWMLCTPERLLKAQKQGLHVSVWTVNEPALMRRLADFGVDSLITDFPGLATATIGNR
- a CDS encoding amino acid permease; this encodes MDGQHLHEGELKRGLKNRHIQLIALGGAIGTGLFLGSAGVLQSAGPSMILGYAIGGFIAFLIMRQLGEMIVEEPVAGSFSHFAHKYWGGFAGFMSGWNYWVLYILVGMSELTAVGKYIQFWWPDFPTWATAAVFFVLINAINLFNVKAFGETEFWFAIIKVVAIIGMILLGVWLLVSGTGGPQASVSNLWAHGGFFPNGWKGLIMVLAIIMFSFGGLELVGITAAEASEPKKVIPKAINQVIYRILIFYIGALAVLLSLYPWDALLQSINSAGDPYSGSPFVKVFSLLGSEYAANILNFVVLTAALSVYNSCVYCNSRMLYGLAEQGDAPRAFAKVDDRGVPLLAIGVSAFITLACVVVNYVIPHQALELLMSLVVAALVINWAMISLAHMKFRKAMQAKGVQPFFRALWYPFGNWLCLAFVVFILGIMLQIPGIDVSVYAIPVWVVLMGACYYLFKRKSPVKADA
- a CDS encoding lipoprotein-releasing ABC transporter permease subunit → MFRPLSVYIGTRYTRAKRRSHFVSFISLTSMIGLALGVVVMIVVLSVMNGFDHEMRTRVLGMVPHATVESYQPISDWQGIAGQIKTQHPNVLEVAPFIQMQGLLSAGGTVQKVLINAVDPNEESKVSIIDQFFQEGSLQSLKPGEFGIVIGDKAAKNLGVKLGDKVTFIAPEVSVTPAGMFPRMKRFTVVGTFHVGAGELDGYVAMVQIDDAARMRRLKEGQVEGLRLKLDDLFQAPRTAWEIARTLKGNDYFARDWTRSHGNLYQAIRMEKSMIGLLLLLIVAVAAFNIISTLVMVVTDKKADIAILRTLGATPGQIMATFMVQGTVIGVIGTFIGGVLGILAALNVSSAIALLERLLGHKFLNADVYFIDYLPSQLMSEDVILVCSAALILSFFATLYPAWRAARTQPAEALRYE
- a CDS encoding glyceraldehyde-3-phosphate dehydrogenase is translated as MWKVLPVTQKPDQCLGEWIDREALAEAMIPLIGQLYRNNNVVTSIYGRGLINRSVIAILKAHRFARHRLAEEGGLSVHDTFPILKAMSEFKLGAASVDLGKMVAKFKTEGNGRSIEQFTKDELADVVGKQNGGAREGTDVVLYGFGRIGRLLARILIEKTGGGDGLRLRAIVVRKGAENDLVKRASLLRRDSVHGPFDGTITIDEEHNTITANGNLIQVIYSNDPASIDYTLYGIKKALLVDNTGKWRDAEGLGQHLKCPGIDRVILTAPGKGALKNVVHGINHGDITADDKIVSAASCTTNAIVPVLKAVNDQYGIVNGHVETVHSFTNDQNLIDNFHKGSRRGRAAPLNMVITETGAATAAAKALPVLKGKLTGNAIRVPTPNVSMAILNLNLEKATTREEINEYLRQMAMHSDLQKQIDFVASQEVVSTDFVGSRHAGVVDAEATIANDNRVVLYVWYDNEFGYSCQVVRVMEDMAGVNPPAFPR
- a CDS encoding PilZ domain-containing protein is translated as MSTPDADDRREYYRIEDTLALEFRPLREDEIHSQEVLQDDSALFNLLSDLHLTDFESQHLLRHIHERDRPLASYLKVMNKRIDLIAQALTQSLLSEIGPARKVTLSEGGINFRDDQPLPVGQPLALKIVLLPQGLGLLLRAKVTHCQQQPEGDYEIGTEFDILGDAQRQLLARHILQRQALERRLAKARDE